A segment of the Longimicrobiaceae bacterium genome:
AGTGAACGGAAGCCGCCCGCGATGGAAGCCGCCGCCCCCGCCCCGCTCCCGCTGACGCCGGAGGACGCCCGCGCCCTCCGCGCGGCGGCCGCGTGGCCGGAGCTGGCCGCGCGCGGCGACGTCACGGACGAAGCGGCGCTGCTGGCCGACCCGGCGATGGGCTACGCCGTTGCCGCCGCCAGCCGGATGGTGGGCCGCACCGGCCGCGCGATCCGCCTGGGCGAGCAGGTGGAGGCCGAGGCGCGCCGCCGGGGAGACGCGCGCCTCGCCGCCGAGGCGGTGAACCTCGTCGGCAACGCGCTCTTCGAGGAGGGCCGCGTGGGCGAGGCCGACGAGCGCTTCCGGCAACTGCTGGACTACGCCTCGCAGGCGGACGATGCGGAGATGCTGGCGCGTGCCACGAACAACCTCGGCATCCTGGCCGACGTGCGCGGGCGCCGCGACCAGGCGCTCGCCTTCTACGGACGGGCGCTCGCGGCCTTCCGCCGCGCGGGCGACGTTCGCGGCCTGGCGCAGACGCACCACAACCTGGGCGTCGCCTACCGCGAGCTGGGCTTCGGCGGCGAGGCGGACGCGCACCACCAGCGCGCCGCGGACCTGGCCGGCGGCGCGGGGCTGGACTACATCGTGGGCCTGGCGGAGACGGGGCGCGCCATCCTGCGCGTCCGCGGGCGAGACGGGCGGCTGGGCGAGGCGATGGCGGAGCGGGCGATGGAGCGCTTCGAGCGCCTGGGCGACCCCGTGCGCCGCGGCGAGGCGCTGCGGGTGATGGCCGCCGCCGCCCGCCTGGACGGCCGCGACACCGAGGCCGCCGCCCGCCTGGACGAGGCGCTGCTCGCCGCGCGCACGCACGCCAACGCGCTCCTCCGTGCGGACGTGCAGCGCGACCGCGGGCTCCTCCTGCGCGACCTGGGCGACACCGCCGCCGCCCGCGAGGCGCTGCTCGACTCCGCCGCCGCCTTCGACCTCCTCGCCGCCGCGGACCAGGCCGCCGCCCTCCGGATGATCGCCGCCGACCTCGACGGAGCCGACGACGAGCCGCGATCTCCCTGAGTGATCGTCCTCCGGCTGATCGTCTCTCATCCGTCCGCGAGGGTCGGTAGACGGTGGATGGATGGGCTCCCAAGCGCTCTCCTGTGGCGCAACAAAGCACCGTGTCTCGCTATGAGACACGGTGCTTTCCTTCGATCACGGGTCGCTGGCCGCTAAACCGTTGTCCCGCAACGCTCCGCGTATCCATCTTCCGGCGGAGCACCGATTGCTTTGTGGAGATGCCGAACCGACGTGCTCCGATGCGCATCACCTCCCGTCTCCGCCATTCCGTTCGTCCCTCGCGGCGGAGATGCGGGTTGGATCATCGAGCCCGTCTCCGGCCTCATCGGCCGCCACTTCATCTCCAGGTGTGACATGAACCGCCCCGCCCGCATCGCCTGCCTCGCCGCCTCCGCGCTCGCCTTCGCCGTCCTGCCCGCGTGCAGCGGCGGCGGCGGGGGCTCCGGCGGCGGGACGACCAACCCGCCCACCACGGGCACCATCTCCGGCAGCGTGACGGCCGACGGCGCCGGCGTGAACGGCGCCACCGTCGCCATCACCGGAGGCGCGAGCGCCACCACGGGCAACAGCGGCGCGTACAGCTTCGGCAACCTGGCGCCGGGCAGCTACACCCTGCACCTCACGCGTCCCGCCGGCTTCACCCTGGCCACGGGCGAGGACGACACGAAGCCCGCCACGGTGCAGGCGGGCGCCACCAGCAGCGTCACGTGGTCGCTCCACAACACCAACGCGTCGAACGACATCCACATCGGTGCGCAGGACTTCAGCCCGCCGGACAAGACGGTCTCGGTCGGCGCCACGGTTCGGTGGATCAACGACACGCCCACGGCGCACACCATCACCAACAACGTCGCGGGGCAGGCGGGCGCGTGGGCCAGCCACGACATCAGCGGCAGCGGCACCACGTTCACGCACACCTTCACCACGGCGGGCGTCTACGACTACCACTGCACCGTCCACGCGGGCATGACGGGCCGCATCGCCGTGCAGTGACGGACGGGCGGGCGGGAGGCACCTGGCTGCACGTCAGGTCGTACGGGTTCCCCGACTGCTCCTCGGACCCGGCGTCTCCCGTCCGTCACCGTTCGGATAATTCGCCCACTCCTCCCCTGAGAATCCAGATGACCGCCCACACCTCCGCCGCGCCGTGACGCGCCGCATCGCCGCGGCGCTCGCGCTCGTCCTCGCCGCCGCGCCCGCGGCCGCGCAGTCCACGCTGGAGACCTCGCCCAACATCGCCGGCACGTGGACCGTCCGGTCCGGAACGGCGACGTTCGTCTTCGCGCACCGCTTCGTGAGCCTGCACGGCGGCGACGAGATCCAGAACTTCCCCACGCTCACCCTGGCGTTCGGGCTGCCGCACGGCTTCACGGTGGGCGCCGACCACACCAGCAACAGCGAGATCGACCCCGCCAACCTGAACGGCAACGAGACGGATTACTGGGTGAAGCGCGCATTCACCCTGCGCCCCGGCACCGTCGTCGCGCCCATCGCCGCGTACAACGCCGAGGCGCACAGCGCCGACGGCGCCATCAGCCTCAACCAGCGGGTGGGTCCTCTGACGCTGCTGGCGGAGGGGCGCGGCTACTCGAACATGTTCCACACGGGCGATGCGGGCTTCGCGGGCACGGTGGGCGGCGTCTTCCACATCAACCGCTACCTGGGCCTCACGGGTGACGTGGGGCGCGTGCTCTCGTCGGACACTTTCGGCACGGTGTGGAGCGGCGGCGTGGCACTCGCCATCCCCGGCAGCCCGCACACGCTCTCGTTCCACGCCTCCAACGCAGGTGCGACGACGCTCCAGGGCGCCTCGCACCGCCGCGCGCTGTTCACCGACAAGATCCGCTACGGCTTCACCTTCACCGTGCCGCTGGGCGGACCCGCGCGCTGGCTTCAGATCATCCACCCGCACCCCGCACCCCCGCCGGCCGACTCCGCCTCCGCTCCGGCCGCGACCGCCGCCGCAGCCGCGGTGCAGATGCGCGGCTACGCCTTCCGCGCTCCCGAGGTGCACGTGCGCGCCGGGCAGAGCGTGCGCTGGACCAACGAGGACGACGACGAGCACACCGTCACGGCCAAGGACGGCGCGTGGAACAGCGGCCTCATCGGCCAGCACGGCTCGTACGTCCATCGCTTCGACACTCCCGGCCGCTACGAGTACTACTGCATCCCGCACCCGGACATGGTCGGCGTCGTGATCGTCGAGTAGCCATCGGAAGATGCTGGATGCAGGACGGGGACGATGCCAAGCCGAGCATCGTCCCCGTTCTCTTTTTCCCCGCCGCCGCGCTCCGGATGCGCAACGGCCGATGTGCGGCAGCCGATCGTCTAGGTGGGATGTGCGTCCGCGGATGCGGCACCGTCGCACGCGGCTCGGCGGAAGCGCAGCCGGGAGCGGCCGGTGTCCATCCGCGCGCTACGTGTACTGCGCGATGCGCTTGCCCAGGCGCTCGCGGTACGAGCGGCTCAGGCGCAGCTCGCTGCCGTCGTGCAGCACCACCGCGTAGTCGCCGCTGAACCACGGCCTCAGCTCCCGCACGTGGGAGAGGTT
Coding sequences within it:
- a CDS encoding tetratricopeptide repeat protein; the protein is MEAAAPAPLPLTPEDARALRAAAAWPELAARGDVTDEAALLADPAMGYAVAAASRMVGRTGRAIRLGEQVEAEARRRGDARLAAEAVNLVGNALFEEGRVGEADERFRQLLDYASQADDAEMLARATNNLGILADVRGRRDQALAFYGRALAAFRRAGDVRGLAQTHHNLGVAYRELGFGGEADAHHQRAADLAGGAGLDYIVGLAETGRAILRVRGRDGRLGEAMAERAMERFERLGDPVRRGEALRVMAAAARLDGRDTEAAARLDEALLAARTHANALLRADVQRDRGLLLRDLGDTAAAREALLDSAAAFDLLAAADQAAALRMIAADLDGADDEPRSP
- a CDS encoding carboxypeptidase regulatory-like domain-containing protein, giving the protein MNRPARIACLAASALAFAVLPACSGGGGGSGGGTTNPPTTGTISGSVTADGAGVNGATVAITGGASATTGNSGAYSFGNLAPGSYTLHLTRPAGFTLATGEDDTKPATVQAGATSSVTWSLHNTNASNDIHIGAQDFSPPDKTVSVGATVRWINDTPTAHTITNNVAGQAGAWASHDISGSGTTFTHTFTTAGVYDYHCTVHAGMTGRIAVQ
- a CDS encoding plastocyanin/azurin family copper-binding protein → MTRRIAAALALVLAAAPAAAQSTLETSPNIAGTWTVRSGTATFVFAHRFVSLHGGDEIQNFPTLTLAFGLPHGFTVGADHTSNSEIDPANLNGNETDYWVKRAFTLRPGTVVAPIAAYNAEAHSADGAISLNQRVGPLTLLAEGRGYSNMFHTGDAGFAGTVGGVFHINRYLGLTGDVGRVLSSDTFGTVWSGGVALAIPGSPHTLSFHASNAGATTLQGASHRRALFTDKIRYGFTFTVPLGGPARWLQIIHPHPAPPPADSASAPAATAAAAAVQMRGYAFRAPEVHVRAGQSVRWTNEDDDEHTVTAKDGAWNSGLIGQHGSYVHRFDTPGRYEYYCIPHPDMVGVVIVE